A part of Thermotoga petrophila RKU-1 genomic DNA contains:
- a CDS encoding glycoside hydrolase family 130 protein has protein sequence MKVMGERIPNIPWEDRPEGYTGPVWRYSKNPIIGRNPVPKGARVFNSAVVPYNGEFVGVFRIDHKNTRPFLHFGRSEDGIHWEIEPEEIQWVDLNGNPFQPSYAYDPRVVKIEDTYYITFCTDDHGPTIGVGMTKDFKTFVRLPNAYVPFNRNGVLFPRKIKGKYVMLNRPSDNGHTPFGDIFLSESPDMIHWGNHRFVMGRSGYNWWENLKIGAGPYPIETSEGWLLIYHGVTLTCNGYVYSFGAALLDLDDPSKVLYRSRYYLLTPEEEYETVGFVPNVVFPCAALCDADTGRVAIYYGAADTHVALAFGYIDEIVDFVKRNSM, from the coding sequence TTGAAGGTTATGGGCGAAAGGATCCCAAACATTCCTTGGGAAGACAGGCCGGAAGGTTACACAGGTCCCGTGTGGAGATACAGCAAAAACCCGATAATTGGAAGAAATCCGGTTCCGAAGGGAGCGAGAGTTTTCAACTCTGCTGTTGTACCTTACAATGGAGAGTTCGTGGGAGTGTTCAGGATCGATCACAAGAACACAAGGCCTTTTCTTCACTTTGGAAGAAGCGAAGACGGAATTCACTGGGAAATAGAGCCAGAAGAGATACAGTGGGTGGATCTGAATGGGAATCCATTCCAGCCAAGTTACGCCTACGATCCGAGAGTGGTGAAGATAGAAGATACCTACTACATAACCTTCTGCACGGACGACCACGGCCCCACGATTGGAGTTGGGATGACGAAAGATTTCAAGACGTTCGTTCGACTTCCGAACGCTTACGTCCCGTTCAACAGAAACGGAGTTCTCTTCCCAAGGAAGATAAAAGGAAAATACGTGATGCTCAACAGACCGAGTGACAACGGTCACACCCCGTTTGGAGACATATTCCTCAGCGAAAGCCCCGATATGATACACTGGGGTAACCACCGGTTCGTCATGGGAAGAAGCGGTTACAACTGGTGGGAGAATCTGAAAATAGGAGCGGGACCGTATCCAATAGAAACCAGCGAAGGATGGCTGCTCATATACCACGGTGTGACACTCACCTGCAACGGCTACGTGTACAGTTTTGGAGCAGCTCTCCTCGATCTCGATGATCCCAGCAAGGTTCTCTACAGGTCGAGGTACTATCTTCTGACGCCGGAAGAAGAGTACGAAACGGTGGGCTTCGTTCCAAACGTTGTCTTTCCGTGTGCAGCGCTCTGCGATGCCGACACAGGAAGAGTTGCGATATACTACGGTGCGGCAGACACCCACGTGGCCCTTGCATTTGGATACATCGACGAGATCGTGGATTTTGTGAAAAGAAACTCCATGTGA
- a CDS encoding ABC transporter permease, whose translation MTRKEFVHFFLKNKKVIFAICVYAGLIILALVGPYLSPYKDPLAFVGPGYQPPSKEHWLGTNTFGQDIFTQLVYGLRSSLFVGVLGGTLATVIGLLIGFVAGYKGGWFDELLMMFTNILMVIPTLALLIIIAAYLPYRGVFIESIMIGLTAWPWTARAVRAQTLSLKTREFVDLARITARKPMKIIFGEIMPNMMSYVFMVFILQFGGAILAATGLDFIGLGPTRGISLGIMMQQATLWNAIQLGMWWWAITPGAVITLMVATLYVMNAGLDEVFNPKLREM comes from the coding sequence ATGACGAGAAAAGAATTCGTCCATTTCTTCTTGAAAAATAAAAAGGTCATTTTTGCCATATGTGTGTACGCCGGGTTGATCATCCTGGCTCTGGTAGGACCTTATCTTTCACCTTATAAGGATCCCCTTGCTTTTGTGGGACCTGGATATCAACCTCCGAGCAAAGAGCACTGGCTCGGGACCAACACCTTCGGCCAGGACATTTTCACACAGCTCGTCTACGGTCTCAGAAGCTCCTTGTTCGTGGGAGTCCTTGGAGGAACTCTGGCGACGGTTATTGGGCTTCTCATTGGTTTTGTTGCAGGATACAAAGGTGGATGGTTCGACGAACTTCTGATGATGTTCACCAATATACTCATGGTGATACCAACACTTGCGCTCCTCATCATCATAGCGGCGTACCTTCCTTACAGAGGAGTGTTCATCGAGAGTATCATGATCGGTCTCACCGCCTGGCCCTGGACCGCGAGGGCTGTCAGGGCACAGACTCTCTCCTTGAAAACAAGAGAGTTCGTAGATCTTGCAAGAATCACCGCGAGGAAACCTATGAAAATAATTTTCGGTGAGATCATGCCCAACATGATGTCCTACGTTTTCATGGTGTTCATTCTCCAGTTCGGCGGTGCCATTCTTGCAGCTACGGGGCTCGACTTCATCGGTCTTGGTCCGACAAGGGGTATCTCCCTCGGAATCATGATGCAGCAGGCCACTCTCTGGAACGCTATACAGCTTGGCATGTGGTGGTGGGCGATCACTCCCGGTGCGGTGATCACTCTGATGGTTGCAACTCTTTACGTTATGAATGCTGGCCTTGATGAAGTCTTCAATCCTAAGCTCAGGGAGATGTGA
- a CDS encoding ABC transporter permease, whose protein sequence is MRKYLTKKILIYILTFFFAVTIDWAIPRFMPGNPINFLISRFAGLPESVKVLQSYFTQAFGLDKPLWEQYINFWKALFRGDLGISIYMYPQPVAKVIARALPYSLIVLLPAVLLSFAIGNRFGAFVARKKRLDNFALPVFYTLTASPYFWFGILLAWIFGVVIPLFPLAGAYSFGITPSFSWDFILDFLHHWVLPFGSLFLVMLGGWAIGMRNMIIYELEANYSRYLEALGSSQRLIRKYAYRNAILPQITGLAIQLGTVVAGALTTEIVFSYPGIGYILMQGILNQDYFLIQGCFLFIILGVLLANFLVDIFYVIIDPRIRKSYSGEV, encoded by the coding sequence TTGAGAAAGTATCTTACAAAGAAGATCCTGATCTACATTCTGACCTTCTTTTTTGCCGTCACAATTGACTGGGCTATTCCTCGATTTATGCCAGGAAACCCTATAAATTTTCTGATCTCAAGGTTCGCCGGACTTCCAGAATCTGTCAAGGTTCTTCAAAGCTACTTCACTCAGGCTTTTGGTCTCGACAAACCCCTCTGGGAGCAGTACATCAATTTCTGGAAAGCGCTTTTCAGAGGTGACCTTGGTATAAGCATCTACATGTATCCTCAACCAGTTGCAAAAGTGATAGCTCGTGCCTTGCCTTACTCGCTGATAGTGCTTCTTCCAGCCGTTCTTCTGAGTTTTGCGATAGGAAACAGATTTGGAGCTTTCGTTGCAAGGAAAAAGAGACTCGATAACTTTGCACTGCCTGTTTTTTACACTCTGACAGCATCTCCCTACTTCTGGTTTGGTATTCTTCTTGCCTGGATATTCGGTGTGGTTATACCTCTGTTTCCCCTCGCAGGTGCTTACAGCTTTGGAATAACACCTTCATTCTCCTGGGATTTCATACTCGATTTTCTGCACCACTGGGTACTTCCATTTGGTTCTCTGTTTCTTGTGATGCTCGGGGGCTGGGCAATAGGTATGAGGAACATGATCATCTACGAACTGGAAGCGAACTATTCCAGATATCTCGAGGCGCTCGGATCGTCTCAGAGACTCATAAGGAAATACGCTTACAGAAACGCCATCCTCCCGCAGATCACCGGTCTTGCCATCCAGCTCGGAACGGTGGTTGCAGGTGCTCTCACAACGGAAATCGTCTTCTCCTACCCCGGTATAGGATACATCCTCATGCAGGGAATTTTGAACCAGGATTATTTCCTGATTCAGGGGTGCTTTTTGTTCATCATCCTTGGAGTGCTTCTTGCCAATTTCCTCGTTGATATCTTCTACGTTATCATAGATCCCAGAATCAGAAAATCCTATTCGGGAGAGGTTTGA
- a CDS encoding ABC transporter substrate-binding protein — protein MKRFLVVLVLVLALVSVFGRTFERNKTLYWGGALWSPPSNWNPFTPWNAVAGTIGLVYEPLFLYDPLNDKFEPWLAEKGEWVSNNEYVLTLRKGLRWQDGVPLTADDVVFTFEIAKKYTGISYSPVWNWLDRIERIDERTLKFVFSDPRYQEWKQMLINTPIVPKHIWENKTEEEVLQAANENPVGSGPYYVESWADDRCVFKKNENWWGIRELGYDPKPERIVELRVLSNNVAVGMLMKGELDWSNFFLPGVPVLKKAYGIVTWYENAPYMLPANTAGIYINVNKYPLSIPEFRRAMAYAINPEKIVTRAYENMVTAANPAGILPLPGYMKYYPKEVVDKYGFKYDPEMAKKILDELGFKDVNKDGFREDPNGKPFKLTIECPYGWTDWMVSIQSIAEDLVKVGINVEPKYPDYSKYADDLYGGKFDLILNNFTTGVSATIWSYFNGVFYPDAVESEYSYSGNFGKYANPEVETLLDELNRSNDDAKIKEVVAKLSEILLKDLPFIPLWYNGAWFQASEAVWTNWPTEKNPYAVPIGWNGWWQFTGIKTLFGIEAK, from the coding sequence ATGAAAAGGTTTTTAGTCGTTCTCGTTCTGGTCCTGGCACTGGTTTCGGTTTTCGGACGGACTTTTGAGAGAAACAAAACGCTCTACTGGGGTGGAGCGCTGTGGTCTCCTCCATCCAACTGGAACCCGTTCACACCATGGAACGCGGTTGCGGGAACCATCGGTCTTGTCTATGAACCTTTGTTCCTCTACGATCCCCTGAACGACAAGTTTGAACCGTGGCTTGCAGAAAAAGGAGAATGGGTCAGCAACAACGAGTACGTACTCACGCTCAGAAAGGGTCTCAGATGGCAGGATGGAGTTCCTCTCACGGCAGACGATGTGGTTTTCACCTTCGAAATCGCCAAGAAGTACACTGGTATCAGCTACAGTCCTGTGTGGAACTGGCTCGACAGGATCGAAAGGATCGACGAACGAACGCTGAAGTTTGTCTTCTCCGACCCGAGGTACCAGGAATGGAAACAGATGCTCATCAACACACCGATCGTACCAAAACACATCTGGGAAAACAAAACAGAGGAAGAAGTCCTTCAGGCGGCTAACGAAAATCCAGTTGGATCCGGTCCGTACTACGTCGAGAGCTGGGCAGACGACAGATGTGTATTCAAGAAGAACGAGAACTGGTGGGGCATCAGAGAACTCGGTTACGATCCCAAACCTGAAAGGATCGTGGAACTGAGAGTGCTCAGCAACAATGTCGCAGTAGGAATGCTCATGAAAGGAGAACTCGACTGGAGCAACTTCTTCCTGCCGGGTGTTCCGGTTTTGAAGAAAGCATACGGAATCGTCACCTGGTATGAAAACGCTCCTTACATGCTCCCGGCCAACACCGCAGGAATCTACATCAACGTGAACAAGTATCCTCTCAGCATACCTGAATTCAGAAGAGCAATGGCTTACGCTATCAATCCCGAAAAGATCGTCACCAGGGCTTACGAGAACATGGTGACGGCTGCCAATCCCGCTGGAATCCTGCCCCTTCCCGGTTACATGAAGTACTATCCGAAAGAAGTCGTTGATAAGTACGGATTCAAGTACGATCCGGAGATGGCAAAGAAGATCCTCGACGAGCTTGGATTCAAAGATGTGAACAAGGATGGGTTCAGAGAAGATCCGAACGGAAAGCCGTTCAAGCTCACGATTGAGTGTCCGTACGGATGGACCGACTGGATGGTTTCTATCCAGTCTATTGCAGAAGATCTCGTGAAAGTCGGAATCAACGTCGAACCCAAGTACCCCGACTACTCCAAATACGCAGACGACCTCTACGGTGGAAAGTTTGATCTCATACTCAACAACTTTACAACCGGTGTTTCCGCTACCATCTGGTCCTACTTCAACGGTGTGTTCTATCCAGATGCAGTAGAATCCGAGTACTCCTACTCCGGAAACTTTGGAAAGTACGCCAATCCTGAAGTTGAGACTCTTCTCGACGAACTCAACAGAAGCAATGATGATGCTAAAATTAAAGAAGTAGTAGCCAAGCTTTCAGAGATACTGCTCAAGGATCTGCCGTTCATTCCTCTGTGGTACAACGGTGCATGGTTCCAGGCCTCTGAAGCTGTGTGGACCAACTGGCCAACGGAGAAGAATCCGTACGCTGTCCCGATAGGCTGGAACGGCTGGTGGCAGTTCACAGGAATCAAGACACTCTTCGGTATTGAAGCAAAGTAA
- a CDS encoding ABC transporter ATP-binding protein yields the protein MIGVAEVVLDVRDLRIYYRTLYGYVKAVDGVSFDIKRGEILGIAGESGCGKSTLGNGLILLKPPMKYMGGEAILDGKNIMALSPKELRKVRYEKISIIPQYAMDAMNPTKKIKQIIDDLLHEHGESFERKKDVIEERLEIVNLGKKVLNMYPIELSGGMKQRMVMVISTLMNPDVLIADEITSALDVSSQRSVIQMLYEMREKEIMGSLAFITHDLSVLYQIADKVMVLYAGRVAEISPMEDIIQEPLHPYTKMLLSSLPKIGVRYSQTKLKGIPGYPPSLLNIGPGCRFRDRCPYAFEKCEQDPPVFDVDGRKVSCWLFERGDAN from the coding sequence GTGATAGGCGTGGCTGAAGTGGTACTGGATGTCAGAGATCTGAGAATTTATTACAGAACCCTCTACGGCTACGTGAAGGCCGTTGATGGGGTGAGTTTCGATATAAAAAGAGGTGAAATCCTTGGAATTGCGGGTGAATCTGGCTGTGGAAAGTCCACTCTTGGAAACGGCTTGATCCTTTTGAAACCTCCCATGAAGTACATGGGAGGAGAAGCGATCCTCGATGGAAAGAACATCATGGCACTATCTCCAAAAGAGCTCAGGAAAGTGAGGTACGAAAAGATCTCCATCATACCACAGTATGCCATGGACGCTATGAACCCGACGAAAAAGATAAAACAGATCATAGACGACCTTCTGCACGAACACGGAGAAAGTTTTGAAAGAAAAAAAGATGTTATCGAGGAAAGGCTCGAGATCGTCAACCTTGGAAAGAAAGTTCTAAACATGTATCCGATCGAACTCTCTGGAGGAATGAAGCAGAGAATGGTGATGGTGATCTCTACATTGATGAATCCCGATGTCCTCATAGCCGATGAGATCACATCAGCCCTGGATGTGAGTTCTCAAAGATCGGTTATACAGATGCTTTATGAGATGAGAGAAAAGGAAATCATGGGATCACTCGCGTTCATAACACACGATCTCTCGGTCCTTTATCAGATCGCAGACAAGGTGATGGTGCTCTACGCGGGAAGAGTGGCGGAAATCTCTCCAATGGAAGACATCATCCAAGAACCCCTTCACCCTTACACCAAGATGCTTCTTTCTTCACTTCCGAAGATAGGTGTCAGATATTCCCAGACGAAGCTCAAGGGAATCCCGGGATATCCACCCAGTCTTCTCAACATAGGACCGGGATGTAGATTCAGAGACAGGTGTCCTTACGCGTTCGAGAAGTGTGAACAGGATCCACCAGTGTTCGACGTTGATGGGAGAAAGGTCTCATGCTGGCTTTTCGAAAGAGGTGATGCAAATTGA
- a CDS encoding ROK family transcriptional regulator, whose translation MPKSVRTENISKILKRIMKSPVSRVELAEELGLTKTTVGEIAKIFLEKEIVVEEKDSPKGVGRPTKSLKISSNCAHVLGIEVTRDEIAACLIDAGMNILAHEAHPLPSQSDREETLNVMYRIIDRARDMMEKLGRKLSAMTVAAPGPIDTERGIIIDPRNFPLSQIPLANLLKEKYGIEVWVENDADMGAVGEKWYTKRDDSFAWILTGKGIGAGIIIDGELYRGENGYAGEIGYTRVFNGNEYVFLEDVCNEDVVLEHVRSMGFSSLAEARDSGDVRVKEYFDDIARYFSIGLLNLIHLFGISKIVIGGFFKELGENFLKKIKIEVETHLLYKHSVDMSFSKVQEPVIAFGAAVHALENYLERVTTS comes from the coding sequence TTGCCGAAATCAGTGAGAACAGAAAACATATCGAAGATTTTGAAACGAATAATGAAATCACCCGTGTCGCGTGTGGAACTCGCGGAGGAACTCGGTCTAACCAAAACCACCGTTGGTGAGATCGCAAAGATCTTCCTGGAGAAGGAGATCGTCGTTGAAGAGAAAGATTCTCCAAAGGGAGTGGGAAGACCCACAAAATCTTTGAAAATCTCGTCGAATTGCGCTCATGTTCTCGGTATAGAGGTGACAAGGGACGAAATAGCTGCCTGTCTCATAGATGCTGGTATGAACATTCTCGCACACGAAGCACATCCTCTTCCATCTCAGAGCGATAGAGAGGAAACGTTGAATGTCATGTACAGAATTATAGACCGCGCAAGGGATATGATGGAAAAACTCGGTAGAAAGCTTTCAGCGATGACGGTAGCAGCGCCTGGACCGATAGATACTGAAAGAGGCATCATCATAGATCCGAGAAACTTTCCACTTTCACAGATTCCTCTGGCGAACCTTTTGAAAGAGAAGTACGGCATCGAGGTCTGGGTGGAGAACGACGCGGACATGGGAGCCGTGGGAGAAAAGTGGTACACAAAGCGGGATGACTCTTTCGCCTGGATCCTGACAGGAAAAGGAATAGGAGCCGGCATCATCATCGATGGAGAACTCTACCGGGGAGAAAACGGATACGCTGGGGAGATCGGATACACCAGGGTTTTCAATGGGAACGAATACGTCTTTCTGGAAGATGTGTGCAACGAAGATGTTGTTCTGGAACACGTTCGTTCTATGGGATTCAGCTCTCTGGCTGAAGCAAGAGATTCTGGTGATGTTCGCGTGAAAGAGTACTTTGATGACATAGCGAGGTATTTCAGTATAGGTCTTTTGAATTTGATACATCTTTTTGGGATATCGAAGATCGTCATAGGAGGGTTTTTCAAAGAACTTGGTGAGAATTTTCTGAAAAAGATCAAAATCGAAGTGGAAACACACCTTCTTTACAAACACAGTGTGGACATGAGTTTTTCGAAAGTGCAGGAACCGGTGATCGCCTTTGGAGCAGCCGTACACGCACTGGAAAATTATCTCGAGAGAGTAACAACGAGTTAA